The DNA window TCTTCTGGCCGTGCGAGAGCGTGCGCACCCGCCGATGCCGAAAGGCTTCCGCCTCCACCTCCTGCAAAACGCACTCGATCCGTTCGGATGCTTTCGCCCCCAATCCATAGAGCGCGGCATAAAATCGGAGATTTTCTTCCCCTGAGAGCTCATCGTAGAGCAACGAGTGGTGTCCGAGCAGAGTGAGACGGCGCTTCCCGTCCGGCGTCGGTCGCCGCTGGCCGAAGACGCTCACCGTTCCCGACGTGGGAACGAGCAAAAAGGCGGCAATGCGCAACAGCGTTGACTTCCCTGCCCCATTGTTGCCGAGAAGGGCAACGACTTCTCCCGGGCCGACGGTCAACGAGACCTCCCACAACGCCAGCGTCTCTCCGAAGAATTTCGAGACCCGCTCGAGAACGAGAGGCTGCATGCCGGCCGTCTCTCTCAGAGGAATCAATGGTTCACTCCCTCCACGAAAAACCCCATTTCTCCGCTCGCTCAGTCCCCTCCGAAACAGCCGCAGATGTCACGGATTTTTCTCCGCCAGAATCGGTGTCATCTGTGGCTTCTCTGTCATCATTTCCGGATAGGGCCGAAGCTCCATGAATAACTCCTCTCCAAAATTCTGGATGAAAAGTTCCCACGGATCCATCATCGGCGGGCACTTCTCATCCGCAGGCGATACTCACTTTTTTACGGGCGGAACCGGGACCAGCAATTTCTCTGAATCCCGATTACGTTCCCGCTCGCTTATATCCCCCTTCGGCTTCGTACTTGGAGGCGCATTTGGCCTGGAGCTTATGAGCCTGGAAGACGCCGTCAGCTCCCATCCGGCCATCCACCAGCGCTTCGGCCTCATCCTTGAACGTATCCGGGAGGGGATCGGTCCCGACATAGATGACCGGCAGCCGATCAGACCCTTGCTGCAAAAGGAACT is part of the Blastocatellia bacterium genome and encodes:
- the ccmA gene encoding heme ABC exporter ATP-binding protein CcmA, translated to MQPLVLERVSKFFGETLALWEVSLTVGPGEVVALLGNNGAGKSTLLRIAAFLLVPTSGTVSVFGQRRPTPDGKRRLTLLGHHSLLYDELSGEENLRFYAALYGLGAKASERIECVLQEVEAEAFRHRRVRTLSHGQKKRLSLARALLADPDLLLLDEPFSGLDMRSVERTRQLLTHLRGQGKSLVVTTHQTDLLEDIADATLVLERGRVLDYQRKDARLVASAELPHAVTRG
- a CDS encoding cytochrome c maturation protein CcmE; amino-acid sequence: MKVKIGIVTAIIVGSLAWLAVVGMNESKTYYYTVSELRGMGDRVRSQRLRVGGQVVPGSIRRNGRRVEFLLQQGSDRLPVIYVGTDPLPDTFKDEAEALVDGRMGADGVFQAHKLQAKCASKYEAEGGYKRAGT